The sequence GAATGAGCAGTTCATGCCTCTCGGAGacgaaggaagaagatcagaGACTTGGGATGTCATGGCGCAAGATGTGTCTTTGCGCTTGTGTTGACCATCTATCGACCATTTGCACGCTTCAACTGGGCTAGGATCCAGATGAAGGATCCATGAATCTTGTACGATAGACCAAAGGGATTTtgcaacaaaaaaaagcaaaaaaagtATCGAATGAgggatgtggatgtggatgtggatcGTAAACATCACAAAGTCATTTCCCAGTCTCTTTTCCCCCGTGCACTCATCATCATGATTTCTGATCTGGTCTGAGAAAAACAACCCTCACCAATCCCCGTTCTTGTTCCCATTGCCCGTCACTTCCATATCGACTCTCGTTTCTTTTGCAAATGTCGATCCAATAATCCCATCAAAGTCACCAGCCACGGTGCCAGCAAGGACCCCCACGCCGACGAGTCCGCCATCACTGGCTTCCCGCAGGAAGATACTCTTCCCGTCGCTTTGGGGCCCAGCGCTGATCAAGAGCCGGTCAATGTGTCGTTGCACCGTCTCCTTGTAGTGCGGATAATGCTGGATGACTCCTCCGTTGACGGCCACCACCAATTCCTCGGGCCCCTTGAGCCAGCCTGGCCCAGAGAATCCACCATTTTGAAGATCGTGCGCCCTGAATTGCTCACCTTGCTCGGGATGGGGATGTGCATCCTCAGCATGTTCCACTTCGTCCTGGTCCTGGAGTCGAATCTCCCGGATACACGCCAGCAACCCCACCGTCGCAGCGGCAATCAAGGCAGCAGAGCGCTCCTGCACCGCGGCTGCCGTGGCACGTAATTGACCCGCGGACTCGGCTGTCCATCCCCAGTCACTGGACGCTGGGGCTGGCACTTCTTGCTGCAAGTCCTTGGCCAACTGGGAATCCGAATGGCTGGACGCCACCACCAATGACAGGAAATCTGTCGTAAGCGCATATTTTGTCACTAGTTTCACGGGCAAGGATGACCGCGGTATGGCTTTGACCACGGTGAACCAGTCACTGCAGATGATCCGGACCAGTTCACCAATGTAGCGGCCTCCCACCATATACTCTAATGGTTGGAATCCCGGCCGATTGACATGCGTGTCCAGCTCGGTATCCCACTTGgtgacgaggccaagctcgATCAGGGGACCCGTTGCACCTCTCAGAGTCCACTCTGTCGAAACGACCGAGTCCACGGCATCGGGATCCTTCTGTCGAATATGACGGATCTTGGACTCGTGCAAATCGGCAAGCTTCATCGGTACGGCGGAATTGCAACCGGCGCCAACGAGCAAGCCCATGACCACGCGGGTATTGGGCAGCGCTCGAATCGAGTACGCCAGCGATGCGAGAGTGGAAATAGTATCGTTAGTCATGACCGTGATTTTGAGCTTGGGTAGACAGGATTTCTTTCGGCGTTTGGCGGGCATCTCCTCGGCCGTCATGTCTTTCCTTGCAGAGCACCGCGTGTGGCATTCATACCCGTCGAGAAGGGCTTGATGCAAATTCAGACAAGTCCCCAGTGTGAAGCCCTTGCCAGTCGGCATCAAGATTGCCTCGTTGACGGAGTTTTGCctgcatcaccatcacccgTCATCGGGTCACCGTGTCAGTTTTTACATTTCCATCTCCTtgaaaaagagggggggggggatgataTCTGCCAAGTAGCCCGGAAATGTCAATTGCTCTCGAAGCATCAACGACGGGGGGAGACATTACTTGATTGGAAAACAAAACGAGATAcccatctcgatctcggaAGGTGTATCTCCCTTTGAATTAGACAAATCATCATGAATCACTTCTGCAATGCAATCTCCAATCCACGCAAATAACGAGCTGGGATGGTCCCGTCGGAGTCGATCCTCGATCGGCCATGCCTTTTCTAATGTCCGTCGCACATGCGAATGCTTGCCTATCTGCTCTTCGCCCAATAATTCAATAAAGGCCACCCGGAGATAGTACAGCCCCAGGTAGACGGCCAAGTAGCGGCCCTTTTCCAGTCCCGTCGGTAAACGTGTGGTCGCGGTGGGGAAGAACTGATCTGAAGACGTCGCGGCCAATTTACGGTACGTCGAGGATAATCGACAGGCCAGATGATAGAGTCGCTCATGACCGATCTTGAGCGGCGACAAGAAGTCTTGTATCGTGGCCTTTGATCTGGCCATTGTGGTGATTTTTAAACCTTCCCCACCCCCTTTGGGAagattttgttttgttttgttttgttttttcctttgaagggggaagggagaggtCAAACCTGGCAAACTATTCTTGGTCGCAACGTTGCAGTCTGCTGGTAGTACCTGATAGTCCGTTCCTCATCAAATTGTGTCTGTGTGGCTGTCAACGTCGTAGTAAGTCCTGGTAGGTTCGGTAATACCTCGGCCATCTCACCCGGGGGATGGTAAGGTTGCATTGAAGGTGGTGGAGACTCGAGCGCATAAACACCACTTGAATCATGACCGCGAATCCCAAGTGGGCCTCACATTAAGTGTATGTGAAGTCCATGGGCTCGATGGCCAGTGTGACGCGCAGCATGGCCACAAGGTCCTGGGAGAAGCTAACGATATGAGACAAACCACACGCAATATCTCGTCAGTTGCGATTTTCTTTACACACACGGGAATGGGTAAAACGGCTCTGTGCGGCTCATCTGCAGCCCGTGCTGTCAGCCTACCTATGTTCTACAACAGAGTCAGACCGTTGATACTGCTTCCACGAGTCCACCTTCCTGCGAAGCGTCCCCAGAGATtggcacaaaaaaaagtgtctTTCGAGCGGGGAAAGACACAAGGGAGGGCTCACTCAATATGGCCTCGATCACAGCTGCGACGGTTAAAAGACCGGGTCAGTCAGTGGATCTTAAGGCGGGACCACAGTCGGCCAGagagaataaaaaaagaaattcttCGCTATatgtgagaaaaagaaaagaacccaAAAGACGGTATCTATATAAGATGTGCATCGAAAGAGGGTCCAACCCCgaaagaaaatcaaacatCAGAGACATCAAGAAGAGGCATTTTCTATACCTGACCGGGGGGTGGGAAAAGGTGCGGCCGAGCAAGCCCATTGAATCTCCACACACAATTCATGACCCgtccctttctcttttgattTGGATTTACCAGAACCCCTCAGGTTGAGTGGGGTTCGGCCTCCAGGCTGAGGTActtctcctcggcgccaCGAATGCAAGCAACATTCGCTCCCAACTTGTTGATGGTTTCGATGTATTCATCATAGGGATCCGAGTCGAAGACGATACCTCCACCAGCCTGGAGATAAGCCACTCCGTCCTTGAGCATCATCGTCCGCAGTGCAATGCAGGTGTCCATGGCACCGGGCATCTCACTTGACCCGTCCACGCTGGCGATGTTGTACCCAAAGTAGCCCACGGCGCCGGCGTAGACGCCCCGCTTCTCGCCCTCTAGCTCGGCAATCAGTTGCATGGCGCGCACCTTGGGCGCGCCGGATACTGTGCCGGCGGGGAAGATAGAGCGGAAAGCGTCAAACCGGGTCTTGTCTGGTCGAAGAACACCCGATACCTGCGAGACTAGGTGCTGCACGTGCGAGAACTTTTCAACCACCATCAACCGGTCAACCTGGGTCGACATGGGATCGCACACGCGGTTGATGTCGTTCCGAGCCAGATCAACCAGCATGACGTGCTCGGCCCGGTCCTTCAAGCTACTGCGGAGCTCGTTGGCCAAAGCGgcgtcttcttcgagagtCTTGCCGCGCATCACAGTACCGGCAATGGGGTGAGTAATAATCCGACCACGATCTTCCTTGACGAGGAGCTCGGGGCTGGCGCCCACCAGTTGGAAATCTTGGCAATCGATGTAGAAGAGGTAGGGAGAAGGGTTGACTGTGCGGAGGTGGCGGAAGAGGTTGAAGGGATGAAGAGATGTGGGCCGGGAAAGCCGTTGTGAAGGAACAGTCTGGAAGATATCACCCTTCTTGATGTGCTCCTTCAATCGGTGGACGTGACCCTCATACCCTTCCCGGCCAATGTTGGATGTGTACTCCTGGTTGGGGATAATAGGTCCCTGCTGAGGCAGAGGTGTACGTTCCTGCAGCAGCGTTGCAATCGTTGACTTGATCACCTCTTGACCCTTGCGATATTCAGCCTCAACATCAGCATCCTCAGCGGGGATCGGCACATAGGTGATGATCTTCACCACCTGGAAGAAATGGTCGAACGCGACAATGGTATCAAACAGCATGAACAGCGACTCGGGCACACCAAGTACATCCTTCATTGGCCTCGCTGTCTTAGGCTCGAAGTATCGAACACAATCATAACCGACATAGCCAATGGCTCCACCCGTCAGCGGTGGCAGCACTAGGCCAGGCACAGATGCCACGCGAGACTTGCAGAGCTCGGCCTCAAGGATTGGGAGAGGATCTTCGGCAGGGCCGTGACCCGGTCCGGTCTTAATCACCTTTTTGGGGTCTAGTCAGAGATGAGGCGCCTGATTAGCAACGTGATCACATTTCAAACACGGCCGGAGTGTACGCCCCCGCGGGGATTCTTCCAGCGGCCACGTACCTGCGCCAACGAAGCTGTACCGTCCAATAGTCTCCGTGGTTGCTGCACTCTCATACAAAAAGGACATTCGCGAGCTAGAGCACACAAGTCagtattgtttttttttccgacGCCAATTCCAGTCTCGTGTTCTTGTTGGGTCACCTCCGCGCGGGGGTGTCGGTCAGCATGTCAAGGGCTCGGGGACGCACTTCTCTGCAAGCTTGAGATAGGCCAATGTCGGTGTCAAAAGATCAGCCGGAATCGAGGCTGTGATGGGCAGCAGATTGGGAGGGAATGGGGAGTTCCTGGACTTCGAGATGACCTCCCGCGCCGTCTCTAGCGACGGGACATTGGCGATCTGAGTCATTGTGCAAATGGGCGTGAGATTAGCGCTGGTGTCATCCTTAAGGGGAAAAGCTGGGCATCCAAACGGACGACCTTCTCAAGACGTCCACATGACCTACCAGAGGTGCCATTTTTGGAGTTTATTGATGTGTTTCAGAGAATCGATTGAGATCGGGTGGAGCAAGCCTCGATTGTTGACAGAGCATTTGGCGGTGGGAAAATGAATGACACTAATCCGGGCATGGAACGGTCCATCCGTGTGGGGCACAAGCGTGAATAATCGTCCGGCCGTAAAGTTGCTGATAACTCCGAGAACGTGGTGTCTTATCCTCCCAATCAAGAGAGCGCCATATGGCCCCTCAATGAAGCCACGTTCTTCAATGACTATCAAGCTGTTAAGGACCAGAGTAGAGGATCATCACTGTGGGCCCAAAGACCAAGACATCAACAGGAAGATGCCTCTCTAGCTTCGGTGGTTCCAACGAGCCTTGGCACGGAGACTTGATCGCCGTGAATCGCTTATCGATAGGCTCCAGTGAATTAGACATGCCGGTTGTTGATTTTGCGCGAAACAAGCGTACGACTCTAATTGTTGTTGCTTCTTTCCCTATCTTTGAAATCGCAGAGAGCGTCTCATTCTCCTCATGCCGGACTCTATCACCGACGAAAAGTCGGTAATCAACGACGAGCAATGGCATGAACCACTCCGTGCCGACATCTCTCTACCAGACGACGATGCGCAGCGCAGCAACGCAACAATGGGAAGACGGTCATGGTCAAATCGCCTCCAAGCGCTATCGCAAATACTGGACCATGCAACCGATAGTGACGAGCCTACACCCGAATGCGACAGAATTGTACAAGCGCACCTCGACGCTCTTGAATCAATCTTTCGTAACCCACGGCGGGAGCTGACTGGGGAAAACTCAGGGCAATCGCCGCCGGTCCCTGGCAATGGCATTTGGAAAGACTCGACTGATCAAGACGCAACGATCCAAACAACAGTCTCTATGCAGACCGGTCGTCATGATCATACCGCGACTCTGGCGCATTTGACGCATCTACTCAGCGAACTCACCTTGCTGAACGCAGAAGTGGAGCGACGACGCAACGAAGCCCGCGAAATCCGCGAAAGATATGAAGAGAGATGCCGTGGGCTGACCCGAAATGTCGCCGAactagaagaagaaatatcgGAATTGTAAGTCCAGGAGAATGGATCTTGTTCCGAAGCGAAGAATTTCTATGGTGTTGATTGGAATTATCTGCTGCTAACACGGGCCCGACTAATGACAAGACATTCTGATCTCATCGAGGATGCAATCGATCTCGAGTGCCTACAGGGCACGGTGAAGGGACTGCATGAATGGACCGACCGAGCACATGACGAGCAGGAAAGGAATCGAGCATTGAGAGTCGATCTTACATCACACCACAGCCCTCGACGGTCTTGGATGGGCCGTAAGGATAAGGGAGGTCGAAGGGACAGAGACCGAGATGCTGAGATGGACTGCGAGAAGATACTGGAAGGAATCGCTGCTTGGATGCGCGGGTGGAGGGacgtcgaggaggaatttcaAATACGAGCGCGAGCTCGACGGATGAGGAGAGATCAAAGGCAGGAACATCTCATCCGAGCCGCGGAGATGTCTGTCTCACTAGGAAACGAGTCTGGTCACGCGTCCTCCCATTCGAAGAGTGCGCCCAGGTCTCGCGTTCGGTAATTTGTTCCACGGAGGACAGCTCGTGGATCGGGGGGGGACCGTTCAGACTTGAGGTCGAAGAAATGCCCAGAGGTCTCGTGCGCAGCAACGAAAACGCTTTACCAACAGCATCAAGTCACGTTTATATCTCTTCATTCCGCGAAATCAAGGAGGATGCGACTTCGTTTCGCATCTAGCTATTCAGTGCCAGCCGATACCAGACATTATTTCCAAGTGAAAACCAGGATTCCCAAGCCCCGTGCATCGTACGCCCCGCCCCGCCAGGAGCCCAAGCCAACGCAGTGCCATCATGCATTTTCTAAAGCCGAACAATATGTCCACAGAAAGTATTTAAACGAGAAAGGGGGTTGCAAAGTTgaagaattcaaaaaaaGCTCAAATTCCTACCGTCGCCGCCAACTTGGCATTGGAAAGCCATCGGAAACAGGGATGATATCGTAGGTTGACCGAGATCTTCAGGTATTTTTGGGTGTTTCACAAAGACGCGAACGCGGTCGGCACATGAATACAGAAACGGCAGGTCCGCGGCAGACCAGCGCTCATTATTGTACATAGCATTATGCAATTCCACGATTGTTTTTTAAACGCTGGACGGTCAAAAGGCGACACGAGCAGCACCGGGCAAGTGAGGGGTATGCGTAAGCATGAGCCGTGGCCAACTTTGAGCATGCTTTCGAGAAAATTGCACAGATAAATTCGTAAGATATCGATGAGATCATCCTAGTCACCGCTGGAAATTGATGATCGCCGTCTGCATCATGATGGTCAATAAGTGCGTTTGCGTTTTGTTTTGGAGGAAATCGACTCACCTGATCTCCAAGCCCGCATGCGAGCTTCTTCCCATCCAGATCCCACGACAAGGCACGATCTGGGTATACAGGACCATGTCCATTCTGCCCATTGGTCGTCCGGTCGGGATcctccttgaccttggcgaCAACGGGGGCTTTGCAGGTCGCAATCGGGTCCCCGCCACGTTCAACATTCCAGATCAGGACTTGATCTCTACTGACCGCGCCCAGGGCATACCCATCCGGGGAGAAACTGCCAGTGAGGGCGGGAACGGAGGCCCCCAGCCGAAGGCGGTGGATGCACTTGGATTCTTTAGAGGCCAAATCTACCTGCCACACACCAACAGTGCCGTCGGTAGAGTATGAAGCGATAGTGATGGTTTGCTTGCCTTCCAGCCTTTCCGACGCCGCCTGCGGCTTGATATCGATGGCGGTGATGGCGCCCTGGTGAGCGGTATCAATCACGATATCGTGAGTCGGAATCCAGATGGTCGAAGACGCCGCACTTGCCGTGACGGCAACAGAAAGCGCATCATGTTTGAGGCACTTGAGGTAAGCCCATTCCGTATCGGATTGCTGCGAAGCATGGGCTTTGAGCAGACGGATATTGTCGTCCACCTCGCATTCGTACACAAACCCCTTTCCGCATGCAAAGACACGGTTGCGACCACACCATGCCAGATCATAGACGTGATTGTCTATCATTTGTGGGGACGGGTACACGTCGGGTCTTCGACCGTCATCCCAGAGCGCCAACTCGGATGAGCGCTCGTCCGAAGCCACAATGACCAGCTGAGGGCTTTCTTTCGCCCAGTACAAACCACTGATCACGCGGGGCATATCCGGCAAGAGATCCATCACATTGCCGTCCGTGTTGTAGATGGTTACGTTGCCCTTCAGGTCCCGGTATGATGCCACGACCAGTTTCGCACCCGCACTGTCCCACGCCACAGCTGATACAAATGCGCCGGAGCCCTTGAGACTCAAGAACCTGTTCCGCGCGGGTTCAGCTGTGGCCGACAATTTCCATAGACTACAAAAGGTGTCCCCAGTGGTGAGTAACAAGGACGGGTCTTTCGGACACCAGCTCGCAGAAACCGCATGATCTTCGTCAAGCATGACGGTGTCTGGTGTCAAGTCGGCGGCTTTGGCGGGTGACATCTGAATGCCGATGCTGTGACCGGTGGTGAGGGTGGGTTCGCGAGGCTTTTCTTCGGGTTCTGTCGCGCCCATGCTGACATCCCCGTCTCCATCCACCTCGGGTGCCTGAGGTTGCGGGGTGGCCGGTTTGCTCTCGGCTTCGTCAACCTCCATCGCTTCGTCGCCATTGGTCTCGGCTGGCTGGCTTTTTTGGGCAGGATCGGCGGTGTGTCCGTTCGACGCCGGCTCGTTGGCCGTCTCCTCGGCGGTTTCTGGAACTGGTCCTGGTAGTGGACCGTTGGCCGCTGACGTTGGCTCATCCTGAGGTTTTAATGAGCCGACATCAAAAGGCTCAGGCCCGAAGAAGTATCGCTCGGGTGTGAATGTGATGGGATTGCCTTCCTGCAGTCGGTCAGTCGGGATGAACACACGCGCAAGATCAGGGTACGTTTCCCCTGGATGAAACAGCAGATGGGACGTTTCAGGTGTCGGTGGGGGATAGCGACTTTGCGCAATCGTACCTTGTCAATTGAGGACTCGAGTTCATGGTATTGGAGACCTTTCTGGACGAGCGACACCAACGCATGTGTTTTAATGTGGCGCGCAAAAGGGAGGGTTTGAGGGTCGGGGTACCAAGCGCGCTGGAGCGAGACAGCAGCGTCGCCATGACCTGCGCGCGAGCATGGTTAGAAGGTGAGTTAGGTAGAGGAAGAGGTAGCAAAGACAGGCGCGGTGCAACGCGACGCCGACCAGATGGCGGGACATCGCCGAGAAACGAGTTGGGCATGGAAATAAAATCGTTCCATCGGGAAAGCCACAGTAGAATACGAGCGCGCGCCAACCCTAGCGATTGCTACACACCTGATTCTTGAAGGTACCTGTCGGCGCACGGGGACGATATTAGCGAGCTGCCCGACTCCTTCACTGGCAGAAATTCGGACCAGGacgagaaggggaagagggtggGAGGGAAAGTGGAAGAGGGACGTACCGCCATATTAGGTAGTTGACATGATGCGACGTCAGGTCCGGTTGTGCCATGATTACATGTGCGATCAGACCAGAGCCGCACACATGCCAGAGGTCGGGGTTGGGAGGTGAAGCGGGCTTCGGCAAgggaagatgaaaatcaaaagtGGAGGCTCTAAGCGGCGGAGACCAGATGGCAGATGGAGCTTCCAGGAACCCGGAcggcgaaaaaaaaagtcgaaCCTTGACAAGTGTGGAGGGATGAGGGTGGCCAGATTACTTGGCGTAAAGAAGCCGCAATGGGAAAGGGGGCAGAATAAGGTCTTCCGAGACGCCGTACCGGCTCAAACTAGAGAGACTCGGAGAGTGGTCGGGACGGTGGTGTACGAACGGGCTTAGGTCGTGTGTGGGTAAGAGACGTGCAGAAGTGCGAAAGGacttggagggggaaagggtaCCGAGCGCCAAATGTGGAGGGCCTCGACGGATGCAGGTCGGGACGGTGTCAGTCAAAAATCAATTTTCCCAAGGTGCAGATCGGTGGATTTCACGGTGGCAGGAGACACGAGATCGAAGCCTGGGGTGCAGATgggggaaagaggaaggaggagtGGAAAGAGGATGAAGTCACGGGGCATGAGGTTATGGAGAGGTTCCAGCCCGTTAGATGATGAACAGAAGCAGCAGGAGCGGCAGACGGGCAGGTGGCTGATACGCAACTCCAGATTCACGGTGGTTCCGTAAAAGGAAAGGCTTCCAGTCTCCCACTCGCGAATGATATCGACTACCAGACAGCcgaggtggagggagggtCCCAATGCGTAAAAGGTACAAAAGCCGGAGactcggggggggggagagatggagattcgaGAGATTGAGAGGGAAAGGGCGAGGTGGTGGGcgtgaaagagagagagagacagacagagtgggaaaaagagagagagagagaaagaggagggggaaaagagagtgGGAATGTCCAGACAATCGGATGGTCACGTCGTCAGTCGGCCGTTGGCCGTTGGCTGGTTGGCAACGATTTAGGCCGAACCAAAGACCCCGGCGCAACGAGGAGAGGTCAAAAGTGAAAAGTGCAGGTGAAGCTACCGAGTGGGTTTCCTCACCGTGGATAGAGTGGTGGAGTGGTAGATTCGGAGATCGAAgaatggaagatggagaaacGCCCAGGGAGCCAGATCGGCCTGGGAGGAATGACGGTTGGACTGGAAGTGGCCCCCTTGTCTTGGACTGGACCAACATTCACTGTCGCTGTACGAGCGCAGTCAAACCGAGACGACAAAATGATAGACTCGGTGGGCTGTAGCTCCTTGGGACACAGAGAGTGATGGGATATGTATGATTTGATGGTAATTTACACTCAATCGTAAATTTGAGGAGAACTTTTAGAACTTTTACAGAGATTTGGCATCGAAACTGGTCTCGTTGGTACGAGACCACGCGTGTCCTGCAAACACGCCAACATGAAGAACACGATGTGACATGGGGCCTCGAGGTGAAGCGCAGTACCAGCCACGACTGGCCGCCGAGGCTCAAAAGTGGACTCGGACTTAATCTTGAAAGGCGCGGAATCCTGCGGTGGCGCCCTCCCCGGCGGATCTCGAACGACTAAGAGTCACGGTACCTTGCCGCCGTCCTGCCAGAGCTACCTACGAGTCGGGGAATCGGACTGAGAGCACGATCGgccagggaaaaaaagagatggaaggagaGCGACCAGGGAGGATCTGAATACGTGCTGTGGTTTCGAACACTCTCTCACCCCCTGAGTCAGGAATGGCAAAGCAAGTGGGAGGGTCACCGCGAAGGTTGAGTCGCTCGAACGTGAGCGGCTGGCTCTTCACCTTTTCGACTCTCGTGCAGCGGGTGGGTTCCCAGTCCAACCTTACCTGAGCATCAGCTCCCGTGACCGGCTAACCTGTTTGGGTGCCAAGGGCCAGGGTGGATCAGCAATGGAATCGCCATGCTTGAACTTTCTTGGTGGCAGGGAACGACAAAGCTCCAATGGCCCTAATTGCATGATCTCCTTTTGTTCTGGGTCCGCTCTCTCACGCAGTCTCTCTCACTACTCGGTTCATCTGTGCAGACAACGCTTTAGAGAAGGCTTCCAGTCCCGACGAATAGCAGTATAGTTCGATCCTTTCTGGTCTCCCCAGTTTCTCCACTCTCTCCGGAGATACATAGTTGCCCAGTCGCCGGTCACGTAGACGGTGGTATTTGTGGTAGGATTAATGACAGACATCAAAGATACACCTAGGAACTCTACAAATCTGGTCGGCACAGCAATGAGCACTACTTCAGACACCAAGGATAATGAGCTTTCGAGCCAGATGGACTATGCCTGAACCCAACCTACATTTGTTTGAGACGTAGTCAGGAGCGCAAAATGAGGATCGTCATCGATAGACTtcgagggagaagagaaagggcTGGAAAGCAGCATTCCAAAAAGGTCTGTTTCGAATGCGATCAATTGCAGAGAGACTGCTTTGCTTTACACCCATCGTGACTCGCTGCTCAGCTCGGGTGATCCTCTGGACGTTCGAACAAGATTGTCCCTGTCTGCATGTTTCCAGACCACTGACGGATAAATCTACGATGcaaaaaggagaaggaattTTTCCGTGATGGTCAAGCTCTCTTTGTTTCTTTGAGATCCTTCCTCTCTAGTTTTTATATTGTCAAGAGCCAGTAGAGCCCAGTGTTAGGATGACATGGGTGAGTGGTGATACATCAGGTGGCACTACAGTACAACGGTTTGTACTCGGCTCCTCATTCTTGTGGTTAGCGGCCTCCGCCATGCGGTCGGGAACCTCAACCGCCACCCCTTCCGCACCTGGAGTCGTCAAACCCTTGCGAACTCTCTAGGCTTCCAGGTCGATCAGCCCTGCGGTCTCGTCTCCGCGGCGAGACGACATGCCTATGCGACTCAATATTCCTTCGGCCACCCGTGCCGTCCTCATCAGTCTGTTGACTCTGTCCCTCCTCTACAATATCGCCAGATGGCGCCAACTCGACACGTCTGCCGGCAGCGTTCAAACCAGTCCCATCGTTCCCTATCTCACCTTGGTCCCCTCGCTATTCTACCACTACCCTTGGACACTTCTCACAGCGACCTTTGTCGAGCAAAACATCTTTACCGTCCTTCTCAATGCGGCCACCATCTTCTATGGTGGTAAATATCTTGAGCGTGCATGGGGCTCGCGCGAGTTCAGCAAATTTATTGTGGCAGTCGCTTTGATTCCAAATGTGGTGATCGTCCCATTCTATCTGATCTGGGCGGGCATTACGGGCTCTTCGACTAGAGggtatgttttttttggttccccCTTGGAGCATCTCATCACCTGCGTTGGGACCGAGCGCTGACACCGGACGTTGCCTGGCTTCTATAGTCTTACCCAAATCTGCGGTGGTGTCTCCATCCAGGGTTCCTTCCTCGTCGCCTTCAAGCAGCTCGTTCCGGAACATACGGTCACTGTCTTCAAGGGCTTGATCAAAATGCGCGTCAAGCACTTCCCCGCcttgtttcttctcctcaacaCCCTCAGTGGATTTGTAATTGGCACCGACACTGCCGCCGTCTTGGCCTGGTTCGGCCTTCTCACCAGCTGGACTTATTTGCGGTTTTATAAGCGGCAACCTGATCTCACCGGGACTGCCACCAACGGTCAGGGTATCAAGGGCGACGCCAGTGAAacttttgcttttgcctGTTTGTTTCCCGATGTGATGCAGCCACCGATCGCATTTGTGGCCGACCAGCTGTATACTTTGCTCGTGAAGTTCAAGATCCTGACTCCCTTCTCGGAGG comes from Penicillium oxalicum strain HP7-1 chromosome I, whole genome shotgun sequence and encodes:
- a CDS encoding Anthranilate synthase component 1, with protein sequence MTQIANVPSLETAREVISKSRNSPFPPNLLPITASIPADLLTPTLAYLKLAENSRMSFLYESAATTETIGRYSFVGADPKKVIKTGPGHGPAEDPLPILEAELCKSRVASVPGLVLPPLTGGAIGYVGYDCVRYFEPKTARPMKDVLGVPESLFMLFDTIVAFDHFFQVVKIITYVPIPAEDADVEAEYRKGQEVIKSTIATLLQERTPLPQQGPIIPNQEYTSNIGREGYEGHVHRLKEHIKKGDIFQTVPSQRLSRPTSLHPFNLFRHLRTVNPSPYLFYIDCQDFQLVGASPELLVKEDRGRIITHPIAGTVMRGKTLEEDAALANELRSSLKDRAEHVMLVDLARNDINRVCDPMSTQVDRLMVVEKFSHVQHLVSQVSGVLRPDKTRFDAFRSIFPAGTVSGAPKVRAMQLIAELEGEKRGVYAGAVGYFGYNIASVDGSSEMPGAMDTCIALRTMMLKDGVAYLQAGGGIVFDSDPYDEYIETINKLGANVACIRGAEEKYLSLEAEPHST